A single genomic interval of Coccidioides posadasii str. Silveira chromosome 1, complete sequence harbors:
- a CDS encoding uncharacterized protein (EggNog:ENOG410PFZZ~COG:H~TransMembrane:2 (i429-450o456-475i)~BUSCO:6362at33183) yields MPIDLSLYLVTDSTPNILGDRDLCTVVEQAIQGGVTIVQYRDKHADTGVLIETASRLHTITKAHGVPLVINDRVDVALAVGAEGVHLGQDDMDIETARKLLPKNCFIGATVSSVEEARIAVEKGANYLGIGTVFATPTKTNTKSIIGTAGVRQILDFLSTLPRKVGTVAIGGINLSNTQRVIYQSAAATKGLDGVAIVSAIVAAEDPYKAAALLARAIIKSPSFATIPPDPREDEFSYLLNNAISVARKVAVRMPLVHSMINYVVANFAANVSLQIGASPIMSPYGPEATDLSKAGGSLLINMGTLNADSLNNYTQAVQAYNQRGSPVVFDPVGGGATEVRQNAIRTLMAGGYFDLIKGNESEIKVIYGQSSSRQIGVDSGPSTLTLQEKVAMVRDLATRERNIVLMTGPVDFLSDGIRTVAIKNGHRYLGQITGTGCVIGLVAAAFLAVERTDKLLAVLAGVLMFEIAAENAALKEYVRGPGTFMPAFLDELYALREDTKASPENNWIKQRAQITVFTAESDGAASSS; encoded by the exons ATGCCCATCGATCTCTCCTTGTATCTTGTCACTGATTCTACCCCAAATATTTTGGGTGATAGGGATCTATGCACTGTTGTAGAGCAGGCAATCCAAGGCG GTGTAACAATTGTGCAATATAGAGACAAACATGCTGATACAGGTGTGCTCATTGAGACTGCCTCGAGGCTACACACCATAACTAAAGCCCACGGTGTCCCTCTGGTAATCAATGATCGAGTTGATGTGGCGCTGGCTGTGGGTGCCGAGGGAGTCCATCTCGGGCAGGATGACATGG ATATTGAAACAGCGCGTAAGCTGCTCCCAAAGAATTGCTTCATAGGTGCGACTGTATCCTCTGTTGAGGAGGCAAGAATTGCTGTCGAAAAAGGGGCCAACTATCTTGGCATTGGGACCGTATTTGCAACCCCGAC TAAAACCAACACCAAATCAATCATTGGGACTGCTGGTGTTAGGCAGATTTTAGACTTTCTTTCGACTCTTCCGCGGAAAGTCGGTACTGTTGCCATCGGTGGCATCAACCTCAGCAATACGCAGAGGGTCATTTATCAATCTGCAGCAGCCACGAAGGGCTTGGATGGCGTCGCCATTGTCAGTGCTATCGTGGCAGCTGAAGATCCTTACAAAGCCGCTGCTCTTCTTGCACGGGCTATCATCAAAAGCCCTTCCTTCGCAACTATCCCGCCAGACCCTCGCGAAGACGAATTTTCCTATCTACTAAACAACGCCATCAGCGTGGCGCGCAAAGTTGCAGTCCGCATGCCTTTGGTCCATAGCATGATCAACTATGTAGTCGCAAACTTTGCGGCTAACGTGTCATTGCAGAT TGGTGCTTCTCCAATTATGTCACCCTACGGGCCCGAGGCCACCGATCTGTCGAAAGCTGGCGGCTCCTTGCTAATCAATATGGGCACCCTCAATGCCGATAGTCTCAACAACTATACCCAGGCCGTGCAGGCGTACAACCAACGTGGCAGTCCCGTAGTCTTTGACCCAGTTGGAGGCGGTGCCACCGAGGTCCGACAAAACGCGATTAGGACGCTCATGGCGGGAGGATATTTCGATCTCATCAAGGGTAACGAAAGCGAGATCAAGGTGATATACGGGCAGTCTTCTTCCCGACAGATCGGCGTTGATAGTGGGCCAAGTACCCTTACTTTACAAGAGAAAGTCGCAATGGTCAGGGACCTTGCTACCAGAGAGA GAAACATCGTTCTCATGACGGGGCCTGTTGACTTCCTAAGCGACGGCATACGCACAGTTGCAATTAAGAATGGGCACCGTTATCTCGGCCAAATCACCGGC ACGGGCTGTGTCATTGGTCTGGTTGCAGCGGCCTTCCTTGCCGTGGAGCGCACTGACAAGTTGCTCGCGGTTCTCGCTGGTGTCCTCATGTTCGAAATAGCGGCAGAAAATGCTGCTCTGAAAGAATACGTTCGCGGCCCTGGTACCTTTATGCCCGCATTTCTCGATGAATTGTATGCTCTCCGTGAAGATACGAAGGCTAGTCCAGAAAATAACTGGATTAAACAGCGCGCACAGATCACGGTGTTTACTGCTGAATCCGATGGCGCTGCGTCTTCAAGTTGA
- a CDS encoding uncharacterized protein (BUSCO:320777at4751~EggNog:ENOG410PGC2~COG:J~BUSCO:7412at33183), with protein MATVNIRRDVSDPFYRYKMERLQAKIEGKGNGIKTVVVNLNSVAQALGRPPAYLIKYFGFELGAQANPKPTDDRWIINGAHDAGKLQDYLDGFISKFVLCKKCKNPETNVVIKDPRILLDCKACGERSEVDSRLKLSSFVLKNQPKKGKKDKSTKKTRRERNKEKAENGENGENGETNGSPGDSPSEGDENGDVAAEAHSDDEFTRRINAEAKEIEQDNEIDDDEWAVDVSEEAVKARAKELPDDLKRSLVFDDEDEGEGENGAASAYDQLGSWIVSEAEQSEKGVSGVSDVDIYMKAKELGIESKHKTLAVLAQTVFDEKIVKQIPSRAGMLKKMITSERHMKAFLGGTERFVGKERPELIPQVPAILLGYYQEDLVSEDILKNWGSKASKKYVDLPTSKKVRKAAEKFLEWLETAESEDESDEE; from the exons ATGGCTACCGTCAATATCCGTCGG GATGTTTCCGATCCCTTCTATCGTTATAAAATGGAGCGCCTCCAGGCTAAAATCGAAGGCAAAGGAAACGGTATCAAGACCGTCGTTGTCAATCTCAATTCCGTTGCCCAGGCGCTTGGCCGTCCTCCTGCAT ATTTGATCAAGTACTTCGGTTTCGAACTTGGTGCACAGGCTAATCCAAAACCAACTGATGATCGTTGGATCATTAACGGCGCTCACGATGCCGGCAAACTTCAAGATTACCTAGACGGATTCATTTCCAAGTTTGTCCTGTGCAAGAAATGCAAGAACCCTGAAACCAATGTTGTAATCAAGGATCCACGTATCCTCTTGGATTGCAAAGCCTGTGGTGAACGCTCCGAGGTCGATAGCCGCCTCAAACTCAGTTCATTCGTTCTGAAGAACCAGccaaaaaagggaaagaaagACAAGTCAACGAAGAAAACCCGACGCGAAAGGAACAAGGAAAAAGCTGAAAACGGAGAGAATGGAGAAAATGGAGAGACGAACGGCAGTCCGGGAGACAGCCCTTCTGAAGGGGACGAAAATGGTGACGTGGCGGCGGAAGCCCATAGTGATGACGAGTTTACCCGTCGAATCAATGCTGAAGCCAAGGAaattgaacaagacaacgaGATCGATGACGATGAGTGGGCTGTTGATGTCTCTGAGGAAGCTGTCAAGGCACGTGCAAAAGAGCTTCCGGACGATCTTAAGCGCTCGCTCGTTTTTGACGATGAGGATGAAGGCGAGGGCGAAAATGGCGCTGCCAGTGCTTATGATCAGCTCGGCAGCTGGATTGTCAGCGAGGCCGAACAATCCGAGAAAGGAGTTTCTGGTGTCAGCGATGTCGACATCTACATGAAGGCCAAGGAACTCGGCATTGAGTCAAAGCACAAAACCCTCGCAGTCCTGGCTCAGACAGTCTTTGACGAAAAAATTGTCAAGCAGATCCCGTCTCGAGCTGGAATGCTCAAGAAG ATGATCACGTCCGAGCGCCACATGAAAGCTTTCCTTGGTGGCACTGAACGTTTCGTTGGAAAAGAGCGCCCCGAGCTCATTCCACAAGTCCCAGCCATCCTCCTTGGTTACTACCAGGAAGATCTTGTATCCGAGGACATTCTCAAGAACTGGGGTTCCAAAGCCAGCAAGAAATACGTCGACCTGCCTACCAGCAAGAAGGTCCGTAAGGCCGCAGAGAAGTTCCTGGAATGGCTTGAGACTGCTGAAAGCGAGGATGAAAGCGACGAAGAGTAA
- a CDS encoding uncharacterized protein (BUSCO:31256at4751~EggNog:ENOG410PK3J~COG:S~BUSCO:1089at33183): MDSARHEAFQKLRPPCVELSSVSLRFRANLARPGDVLKALEEVHRVLTQAANKDWLDEKLAEYAFFPLSQIFNQTQRLSVRCVELAVKSLQLLIEKGWRQKLSAPMGKQLMILMTILAGGVPAQNQAQSSTRPQSEELTVAAYDCIGALCGMLQGGAATSTIFNEVGTATIVDQTIYVLLEGILEGPSDAMQMSAADALQLLQSRITDRVVLASLLPRTVSTLTKALRPTTQTRRSFKFLSCCLSILTAILDSVLNDGAISSTQTSGKKPAKQSESNGMALDDSWLKATASQVKLALANIIPLRTHEKLPVRRSLLELCLMVIERCPTSLSDALPMMVETVIALAEPEDGGDAYNSLKQLVLSSESVTNNLKSSLHTWIIALPRVMQSNDDLVKQRAIRHISVAFQAATETDTNSEILDQTMATTLCESVAAAIQSSSKSPQQLPSTANPSLELALGAAAKSQLFPPVLVDHRSQKGTLSELNCMIKRLSHMDTSLSLTRSMMDRLYSSSDVSAVAPFWLTLSLLRNRAANTVSLSDMLNLDAPTLSSSQAGLIEELYSISLPILVELPTANPEEWRIPALALEAVALQAQQLGESFRPELIDILYPVLQLMGSSNSSLQNHAMTCLNIMADACEYSDTSTMLVDNVDYLINSVGMKFNTFDVSHQAPQVLLMMIRLCGARLIPYLDDLIGSIFSILDAFHGYPKLVEILFEVLGTIVDESAKSPDTLRITSSTQTELRTHGKHPHKIRTVSDVASEIKRLRERRAEHDSHEAQELEAIESHPTRPWKRSRYSEHAGEENEAVDDQPPKPEHDSKTLSKPHNLLLSILKSIPPHLSSPSPHLRRSLLSILSRAMGVLAPDENSFLPLINDIWPSVCVRISLPPILASDTSTSLATPNPRTSGGTNEMNLQEQTYVIVASCKTVAAMCEGGGDFMSSRIEHEFPKWKQIYLRCWERVKHDAELAFERYQQRQRLLNQSQAPELDATKTISQMGHLSITETHSSNQSTSLSAPKPTIGSEQSRPPPPLPHFTSKSFTPHHNIWSALSSLFTTILSHTRLPLDIGDEICQCLGTWISFFYPNYYFTHSWRDLSRPSPADKTQVTDSSSSEVDIDATIRAMDTWNADLAWFIFVRGRAKNVNGGKEADFDVARRKMEAKLVKILDSSPRGSREVSQLRFAEVAF; the protein is encoded by the exons ATGGATAGTGCACGACACGAAGCTTTCCAAAAG CTTCGTCCCCCCTGTGTTGAGCTCAGTTCTGTTTCTCTAAGGTTTAGGGCCAACCTTGCACGTCCCGGAGATGTTCTCAAGGCTTTAGAAGAGGTCCACAGAGTCTTAACACAAGCGGCCAACAAAGACTGGCTAGACGAAAAGCTTGCCGAATATGCATTTTTTCCACTCTCTCAAATCTTTAACCAGACTCAACGGCTCTCTGTTAGATGTGTTGAATTGGCTGTGAAGTCTCTGCAGCTTCTAATCGAGAAAGGATGGCGCCAAAAGCTGTCAGCTCCGATGGGAAAGCAGTTGATGATCCTAATGACTATCTTGGCTGGAGGGGTACCGGCCCAGAATCAAGCTCAATCATCAACTAGGCCCCAGTCCGAGGAATTGACTGTGGCGGCATATGACTGTATAGGGGCCCTCTGCGGCATGCTTCAGGGAGGAGCTGCCACGTCCACGATATTCAACGAGGTCGGCACGGCCACGATAGTCGATCAGACTATTTATGTCTTGCTCGAAGGAATTCTGGAAGGTCCCTCGGATGCCATGCAAATGTCTGCTGCAGATGCGCTGCAATTGCTTCAGTCTCGCATCACAGATCGAGTTGTCCTCGCCAGTCTCTTACCCAGAACAGTCTCGACACTGACCAAGGCTTTGCGACCCACGACCCAGACTCGTCGGTCCTTCAAGTTTCTTAGCTGCTGTTTGAGTATCTTAACTGCGATTTTGGATTCTGTTCTAAATGATGGGGCTATTTCATCTACCCAGACTTCAGGGAAGAAGCCAGCGAAGCAGAGTGAGTCCAACGGGATGGCTCTCGATGATTCATGGCTCAAAGCTACAGCTTCACAGGTCAAATTGGCACTGGCCAATATAATACCCCTCAGAACTCATGAGAAATTGCCTGTTCGTCGGTCTCTACTGGAGCTGTGCCTTATGGTTATTGAAAGATGTCCAACTTCTCTCTCAGATGCGCTTCCGATGATGGTCGAAACCGTTATAGCGCTCGCCGAACCCGAAGACGGAGGTGACGCGTATAATTCTCTAAAGCAGCTAGTACTTTCTTCCGAATCCGTTACAAACAACCTGAAATCAAGCTTGCATACGTGGATCATTGCACTACCCAGGGTCATGCAGTCAAACGATGACCTTGTTAAACAACGGGCTATCAGACATATCTCCGTCGCGTTCCAGGCGGCGACAGAAACCGACACAAATTCGGAAATCCTAGATCAAACGATGGCAACTACTTTATGCGAGAGTGTTGCTGCGGCTATTCAGTCATCTTCGAAAAGCCCGCAACAATTACCTTCTACTGCAAATCCGAGTCTTGAACTTGCCTTAGGAGCTGCCGCCAAGTCTCAATTATTTCCACCCGTTCTCGTTGACCATAGAAGCCAGAAAGGCACGCTTTCGGAGCTAAATTGTATGATAAAAAGACTCAGCCATATGGACACGTCGCTCTCCTTGACGAGATCAATGATGGATAGACTTTACAGTTCGTCTGACGTCTCAGCAGTGGCGCCATTCTGGCTCACATTGTCGCTCTTGAGAAATAGAGCAGCAAATACCGTGTCTTTGAGTGATATGCTAAACCTGGATGCTCCAACTTTATCGAGTTCGCAGGCAGGCCTAATTGAGGAGCTTTACTCCATCTCTTTACCGATTCTTGTCGAGCTTCCCACTGCCAACCCAGAAGAATGGCGCATTCCAGCGCTTGCATTAGAGGCTGTGGCTCTCCAGGCGCAGCAACTCGGCGAGTCTTTTCGACCTGAGCTAATTGATATATTATACCCGGTACTTCAATTAATGGGCTCAAGCAATTCTAGCCTACAAAATCATGCCATGACATGTCTTAACATAATGGCAGATGCATGCGAATACTCCGACACAAGCACGATGCTTGTCGACAATGTCGATTATCTGATCAACTCAGTTGGAATGAAGTTTAATACTTTCGACGTTTCACACCAGGCACCGCAAGTTTTACTTATGATGATCAGGCTTTGCGGTGCACGGTTGATACCTTACTTGGATGATTTGATTGGCTCAATATTCTCTATTCTTGACGCTTTCCACGGCTACCCGAAGCTGGTCGAGATTCTTTTTGAAGTGCTGGGGACAATTGTCGATGAAAGTGCCAAATCGCCGGATACTCTTCGTATTACGAGTAGCACACAAACGGAACTGAGAACACATGGGAAACACCCGCACAAAATCCGGACAGTTTCCGATGTGGCATCTGAAATTAAGAGACTCCGAGAAAGACGTGCTGAACACGACTCCCATGAAGCTCAGGAGCTCGAGGCTATTGAATCTCATCCCACGCGTCCCTGGAAAAGAAGCCGTTACAGCGAACATGCAGGTGAAGAAAACGAAGCTGTCGATGACCAGCCGCCTAAGCCGGAGCATGACAGTAAGACTCTTAGCAAACCTCATAACCTCCTCCTGAGTATTTTAAAATCCATCCCGCCACATCTTTCGTCGCCATCTCCGCACTTGCGACGTTCCCTTTTAAGTATTCTGTCTCGTGCTATGGGTGTCCTTGCGCCTGATGAGAATAGCTTTCTACCCCTGATAAACGATATCTGGCCCTCCGTCTGTGTCCGGATCAGTTTACCGCCTATCCTGGCCTCCGATACTTCTACATCTTTGGCAACTCCGAATCCACGGACCTCAGGCGGCACTAATGAAATGAACCTCCAAGAACAAACTTATGTCATTGTCGCCTCTTGCAAGACTGTCGCTGCGATGTGTGAAGGGGGGGGAGATTTTATGTCATCCCGAATAGAACACGAATTTCCAAAATGGAAACAAATATATCTCAGGTGTTGGGAGCGGGTTAAGCACGACGCCGAGCTGGCCTTTGAAAGATATCAGCAACGTCAGCGGCTCCTAAACCAGTCTCAGGCACCGGAGCTCGATGCCACGAAAACAATCTCCCAAATGGGGCATCTAAGCATAACGGAAACACATTCTTCCAACCAGTCAACATCCCTTTCAGCACCTAAACCTACAATCGGTTCAGAACAATCACGCCCTCCTCCACCACTCCCGCATTTCACCAGCAAATCTTTCACCCCGCACCACAACATCTGGAGCGCTCTATCCTCCCTCTTCACCACCATTCTCTCGCACACCCGTTTACCACTAGACATTGGCGATGAAATCTGCCAGTGCCTGGGTACATGGATCTCCTTCTTTTACCCTAACTACTACTTCACGCATTCCTGGCGGGACCTGAGTCGACCCTCTCCTGCGGACAAGACGCAAGTGACGGATAGCTCGTCGAGCGAAGTCGACATCGACGCGACTATTCGAGCGATGGATACCTGGAACGCAGACCTGGCTTGGTTCATATTTGTACGTGGGCGGGCTAAGAATGTGAACGGTGGCAAAGAAGCGGATTTTGATGTGGCGAGGAGGAAGATGGAGGCTAAATTGGTGAAGATACTCGACTCTTCACCTCGCGGGAGCAGAGAGGTTAGCCAGCTGCGATTCGCTGAGGTGGCGTTTTAA
- a CDS encoding uncharacterized protein (SECRETED:SignalP(1-18)~EggNog:ENOG410Q59X~COG:S~BUSCO:14631at33183): MKLSAVVSATFFTATMLAQDIEPILNLPACPRSCIWSALSRAGEFGCGPTDAKCLCRSTAYQNEIESCATSKCSAGETDLMRKVGRKYCEQAGAPLPPAPGISLLSSTGHQFPRSISTSDIDNPCPSGTDPNYPKCPFPTDSSFTVIGPTVTFAPRQNYSAPNRATTESSQPPTGKEIPVGCIPPTIGIEPPKNTSSAGTGSAAPIATPTSIIPINTPTSSIVLPTVIKGSIPSGPNSAPPTTSNVESGEPTFTLPVETSPVLASSNAEPEKPTSTIKVYQPPASGVTGTDQNEPTYPTGGQTIAPPFAGNAINTRAHVYAVVAPLFAALL, translated from the exons ATGAAGCTTTCTGCTGTGGTCTCGGCAACATTCTTCACTGCCACTATGCTGGCACAGGATATTGAGCCCATTCTCAATCTTCCAGCATGCCCT AGAAGCTGCATTTGGTCTGCCTTAAGCAGAGCAGGAGAGTTTGGCTGTGGCCCTACTGATGCCAAGTGCCTCTGTCGCAGCACTGCGTACCAAAACGAAATCGAAAGCTGCGCTACCTCCAAATGCAGTGCTGGCGAAACCGATCTTATGCGCAAAGTGGGTAGAAAGTACTGTGAGCAGGCTG GTGCCCCGTTGCCCCCTGCGCCCGGGATCTCACTCCTGTCGTCTACTGGCCATCAGTTCCCTCGTTCCATTTCCACCAGTGACATCGATAATCCTTGTCCAAGTGGCACTGATCCCAATTATCCAAAGTGTCCGTTTCCCACCGACAGCTCGTTTACTGTTATCGGTCCAACTGTTACCTTTGCTCCCCGCCAAAACTATTCCGCTCCAAACAGAGCCACTACCGAATCGTCGCAACCACCAACAGGCAAAGAAATTCCCGTTGGTTGTATTCCACCCACAATTGGCATCGAACCGCCAAAAAACACATCCTCTGCCGGAACTGGATCTGCTGCACCAATTGCAACACCTACATCAATCATTCCCATCAACACCCCTACTTCAAGCATTGTTCTGCCTACCGTGATTAAAGGTTCAATTCCCAGCGGACCAAACTCAGCTCCACCTACTACTTCCAATGTTGAATCTGGCGAGCCCACCTTTACTCTTCCCGTCGAGACGTCCCCGGTCTTAGCTTCTTCGAACGCTGAACCAGAAAAACCTACTTCTACAATTAAAGTATACCAACCACCAGCCTCTGGCGTGACCGGGACAGACCAAAATGAGCCTACTTACCCCACCGGCGGACAAACCATTGCACCTCCCTTCGCTGGCAATGCTATCAATACCCGTGCACACGTGTATGCTGTTGTCGCTCCTCTCTTCGCCGCCTTGCTCTAG
- a CDS encoding uncharacterized protein (EggNog:ENOG410PSRP): protein MIIRKFIPYDVRSTHFTCRIAALVKPYRVPRVTRFKPYTYIQRRGIVLSGERHILNSSSKQIRHLLDRRKHTTWGFVIYRCTYEDDAAWETMLSILKERTHGHLKREDALDLEDKLEWTVIEDKEKLDGANVGTVGGMFLNWVESEEAKHEQLMHAGEPEMQPRSMLGITPRYLCCVHVGAESLNSVVNLAPRPPEPDLWHTAYVNMIHAPSWIQRTEVCDYEGGKNDTEGWTKISADLLIPHAYACLQSLDGWYAVWARPPLVSTLPSYHSRTIRTIRDTVDGVGSISF from the coding sequence ATGATCATCCGAAAATTCATTCCCTATGACGTTCGCTCCACTCACTTCACGTGTCGCATTGCCGCTTTGGTCAAGCCATACAGGGTCCCCCGAGTGACTAGATTCAAGCcgtatacatacatacagcGCCGAGGAATAGTGCTGAGCGGGGAGCGGCATATTCTCAACTCATCTTCCAAACAGATCCGTCATCTTCTCGATCGGAGGAAGCATACTACGTGGGGATTTGTCATATACCGCTGCACCTACGAGGATGATGCGGCGTGGGAAACCATGCTatcaattctgaaggaacgTACTCATGGCCACCTGAAGAGGGAAGATGCCCTTGATTTGGAAGATAAATTGGAATGGACCGTTATTGAGGACAAAGAGAAACTAGATGGCGCCAATGTTGGCACAGTGGGAGGCATGTTTTTGAACTGGGTTGAGAGTGAAGAGGCCAAACACGAGCAACTGATGCATGCAGGCGAACCTGAGATGCAGCCAAGAAGCATGCTGGGAATCACACCCAGATATCTGTGTTGCGTGCACGTGGGTGCAGAAAGTCTCAACAGCGTGGTTAACCTGGCCCCGCGTCCACCGGAGCCGGATCTTTGGCACACTGCGTATGTAAATATGATCCATGCTCCGTCGTGGATCCAAAGAACGGAGGTTTGCGACTATGAAGGAGGCAAGAACGACACTGAAGGCTGGACAAAAATATCTGCTGATTTATTGATCCCACACGCCTATGCATGTTTGCAATCACTGGATGGCTGGTATGCTGTATGGGCGAGGCCGCCTTTGGTCTCGACACTTCCATCTTATCATTCAAGAACGATTAGGACCATTCGCGACACTGTTGACGGAGTAGGCAGTATATCTTTTTAA